A window of Mucilaginibacter paludis DSM 18603 contains these coding sequences:
- the asnS gene encoding asparagine--tRNA ligase has translation MSKRTKIKALLTGEQTGMEVTVMGWVRAFRQNRFIALNDGSTNNNIQIVVDFENTDPALLKRITVGAAISVSGILSESLGQGQKVEIPASVIEVLGDCDPEKYPLQLKNRPSLEYLREIAHLRFRTNTFGSVFRLRNALSFAVHRFFQERGFVYLHTPVITASDAEGAGETFRVTTLDPAKPPLTESGEIDFKQDFFGKATNLTVSGQLEGELGAMALSDIYTFGPTFRAENSNTTRHLAEFWMIEPEMAFCDLAENMDTAEALLKYVISYALEHNREDIEFLSQRLLEEEKSKPQQERSEMNLVEKLQFCLDNDFERLTYTEAIEILRNSPHNKKKKFQYLVEGWGTDLQSEHERYLVEKHFKKPVILTDYPKEIKAFYMRQNDDGKTVRAMDILFPGIGEIVGGSQREERLDKLEQRMDEMGIPKDELWWYLDTRRFGACQHAGFGLGFERLVLFVTGMGNIRDVIPFPRAPKTAEF, from the coding sequence ATGAGTAAAAGAACTAAAATTAAGGCACTGTTAACCGGCGAACAAACCGGTATGGAGGTAACTGTTATGGGGTGGGTACGCGCATTCCGTCAAAACCGTTTTATAGCTTTAAATGATGGTTCTACCAATAATAACATCCAAATTGTAGTTGATTTTGAAAATACCGACCCTGCCTTACTAAAACGGATTACCGTTGGTGCGGCCATTAGTGTAAGCGGGATACTCAGCGAATCTTTAGGCCAGGGCCAAAAGGTGGAAATACCCGCATCGGTGATCGAAGTATTGGGCGACTGCGACCCCGAGAAATATCCGCTGCAATTAAAAAACCGACCAAGTTTGGAGTACCTGCGCGAGATAGCACACCTGCGTTTCCGTACCAATACCTTTGGTTCGGTATTCCGCCTGCGTAATGCCTTATCATTCGCGGTACATCGTTTTTTCCAGGAACGCGGTTTTGTTTACCTACATACGCCTGTGATTACCGCTTCGGATGCTGAAGGGGCCGGCGAAACCTTCCGGGTAACTACTTTAGACCCTGCCAAGCCACCACTTACGGAAAGCGGGGAGATTGACTTTAAGCAGGATTTTTTTGGCAAGGCTACCAACTTAACCGTATCAGGCCAGTTAGAGGGCGAGCTTGGCGCGATGGCGCTGAGCGATATTTATACCTTCGGCCCTACCTTCCGCGCCGAAAACTCCAATACTACCCGCCACCTGGCCGAGTTTTGGATGATTGAGCCCGAGATGGCTTTTTGCGATCTGGCCGAGAATATGGATACTGCCGAGGCGCTGTTAAAATACGTAATCAGCTATGCTTTAGAGCATAACCGCGAGGATATTGAATTTTTAAGTCAGCGTTTGCTGGAAGAAGAAAAATCGAAACCGCAGCAGGAACGTTCGGAGATGAACCTGGTTGAGAAGCTTCAGTTTTGTCTGGATAATGATTTTGAGCGCTTAACTTATACCGAGGCGATTGAGATATTGAGGAACTCACCTCACAACAAAAAGAAGAAATTCCAATACCTGGTGGAGGGCTGGGGAACCGACCTGCAAAGCGAGCACGAGCGCTACCTGGTTGAAAAACATTTTAAAAAGCCGGTGATATTAACCGACTACCCTAAAGAGATCAAAGCTTTTTACATGCGCCAGAACGACGACGGTAAAACGGTACGCGCCATGGATATCCTTTTCCCCGGTATTGGCGAGATTGTAGGCGGATCGCAAAGGGAAGAGCGCCTTGACAAGCTGGAACAACGGATGGACGAAATGGGCATCCCTAAGGATGAGCTTTGGTGGTATTTGGATACCCGCCGCTTTGGCGCCTGCCAGCATGCCGGTTTTGGTTTGGGCTTTGAGCGTTTGGTGTTGTTTGTGACCGGTATGGGCAATATCAGGGATGTGATCCCTTTCCCGAGGGCACCTAAAACAGCGGAATTTTGA
- a CDS encoding DMT family transporter: protein MNPKTSLAIGIICIAFSPIFIKLMPLAAIPAAFYRLLFAWLFLAPYCLLAKNLRIGKKDLLIATVAGLVFALDIASWNMAIQQSTATIATLIANLTPLWVGLLTLVLYKKQPGASFWLGALIALCGMVVLLGLGNLLSLRLNPGILFAAMSSVFYAIYILTTRGILQRVDTLVFMFYNMLAAALFLGLLSLGSHAALTGFSARTWLLLIGLGLLCQLLGWITINYAIRHIDSTQVSIALLSQTVATGLLAWWILGEAVNIREILGGMLVLAGIGFTFLKRCPRG from the coding sequence ATGAATCCCAAAACAAGCCTGGCCATAGGTATTATCTGTATCGCGTTTTCGCCGATATTTATCAAGCTAATGCCTTTGGCCGCAATACCCGCTGCTTTTTACAGGCTGCTGTTTGCCTGGCTGTTTTTGGCACCATACTGTTTGCTGGCAAAAAACCTGCGCATTGGTAAAAAAGATCTGTTGATAGCCACCGTGGCGGGCCTGGTATTCGCGCTGGATATTGCTTCGTGGAATATGGCCATCCAGCAATCAACCGCAACTATTGCCACCCTGATAGCCAACCTTACGCCGCTATGGGTGGGTTTGTTAACCTTGGTGCTTTATAAAAAACAACCTGGAGCCAGTTTTTGGCTGGGTGCTTTGATAGCGCTATGCGGCATGGTTGTACTTTTAGGGCTCGGCAACCTTTTGAGCCTTCGGCTCAATCCGGGAATACTGTTCGCTGCAATGTCGAGTGTGTTTTATGCTATTTACATCCTCACCACCCGGGGTATATTGCAAAGGGTGGATACGCTGGTGTTTATGTTTTACAATATGCTGGCTGCCGCTTTGTTTTTAGGCCTGCTTAGCCTGGGCAGCCATGCCGCCTTAACAGGCTTTTCGGCACGTACCTGGTTGTTGCTCATTGGCCTGGGCCTGCTTTGCCAGCTGCTCGGCTGGATCACCATCAACTACGCCATCAGGCATATCGATTCTACCCAGGTATCTATTGCGTTGCTCAGCCAAACCGTGGCTACGGGTTTGTTAGCCTGGTGGATATTAGGCGAAGCTGTAAACATCCGCGAGATATTGGGCGGTATGCTTGTATTGGCAGGTATTGGATTTACATTTTTAAAAAGATGCCCGCGTGGATGA
- the dnaG gene encoding DNA primase, with translation MITKPTIDRIMEATDIVEVIGEFVVLKKRGANYIGLSPFANERTPSFTVSPAKGIFKDFSSGIGGSAVTFLMEHEKISYPEALKWLAKKYGIEVEELNDKPENREEENHRESLLIVTGYAAKFFQQSLWETDAGKSIALSYFKERGFRDEIIKKFELGYSPDQWEAFTSQALKDGYQQQFLEETGLSVKRDNGTLYDRYRGRVMFPIHNFTGRIIAFGGRTLKSDKNVPKYVNSPESEIYHKSNVLYGLNFAKKAIREEDNCYLVEGYADVISVHQSGIENVVASSGTSLTVEQIRLIGRLTKNITILYDGDPAGIKASLRGLDMILEEGLNVKVVSFPDGHDPDSYVRLLGSTGFKNYVNQNKKDFILYKTNILLKEAGNDPIRKAEVIREIVESIAKIPDSIKAAVFIRECSTLLQIEERSLNTELNKIRQAKHKKDYQQQHHQQQAKPDWADLPPDDLFVDEKIERVSSETGETQEKEIVRLLIMYGNRIINWDGIANTYIGPFIIAELSDVEFETPLYKHFVAIYHQELEKGNLPEEVFYINHADKQITDIAINILMSQYVLSPNWYDMHKIATVDEEKDMKATILGAIFHLKKQKVGKILADIRNQLKTTQSADDEDILLSQFVHMKKVEKSITDYLGIVITK, from the coding sequence ATGATCACCAAACCTACCATCGACCGCATAATGGAGGCCACCGATATTGTTGAGGTGATAGGCGAGTTTGTGGTTTTAAAAAAGCGGGGAGCTAATTACATCGGCCTCTCGCCATTCGCTAACGAGCGTACACCATCGTTCACCGTATCTCCGGCTAAAGGCATCTTCAAGGATTTTTCATCGGGTATTGGCGGCTCGGCCGTTACCTTTTTGATGGAGCACGAAAAGATCAGCTATCCCGAAGCCTTAAAATGGCTGGCCAAAAAATACGGTATCGAGGTTGAGGAGCTGAACGACAAACCTGAAAACCGGGAAGAGGAAAATCATCGCGAAAGCTTATTGATAGTTACCGGCTACGCGGCTAAGTTTTTTCAGCAGAGTTTATGGGAAACCGATGCCGGCAAAAGCATTGCCCTGAGTTATTTTAAAGAGCGTGGCTTCCGCGACGAAATTATCAAAAAATTTGAGTTGGGCTATTCGCCCGATCAATGGGAGGCCTTTACCAGCCAGGCTTTAAAGGATGGCTACCAGCAACAGTTTTTAGAGGAAACCGGCTTATCGGTTAAGCGGGATAACGGCACCCTGTATGATCGTTATCGCGGCCGGGTGATGTTCCCGATTCATAATTTCACTGGCAGGATCATCGCCTTTGGCGGGCGTACGCTCAAAAGCGATAAAAATGTACCCAAGTATGTTAACTCGCCCGAGTCGGAAATCTATCATAAATCCAACGTTTTATACGGGTTAAACTTTGCCAAAAAGGCCATCCGCGAAGAGGATAATTGTTACCTGGTAGAAGGTTATGCCGATGTGATCTCGGTACACCAGTCGGGTATCGAAAACGTAGTGGCATCATCAGGCACTTCCCTTACCGTTGAGCAGATCAGGCTGATTGGCCGCCTAACTAAAAATATCACCATTTTATACGATGGCGATCCCGCCGGTATCAAGGCATCGCTTCGCGGGTTGGATATGATACTCGAGGAGGGCCTCAATGTAAAAGTAGTATCCTTCCCCGACGGGCACGACCCGGATTCGTACGTGCGTTTGCTGGGCAGCACCGGGTTTAAAAACTATGTTAACCAGAATAAGAAAGACTTTATTCTGTACAAAACCAATATCCTGCTTAAAGAAGCCGGTAATGATCCGATCAGGAAAGCAGAGGTGATCAGGGAAATTGTGGAGAGCATCGCCAAAATTCCGGATTCTATTAAGGCTGCCGTATTTATCCGCGAGTGCAGCACTTTACTGCAGATAGAAGAGCGATCGCTAAACACCGAGCTCAACAAAATACGGCAGGCTAAGCACAAAAAAGACTACCAGCAGCAACATCATCAGCAACAGGCCAAACCAGACTGGGCAGATTTACCGCCCGACGATTTGTTTGTTGACGAAAAAATTGAACGCGTATCCAGCGAGACCGGCGAAACCCAGGAAAAAGAAATTGTGCGCTTGCTGATTATGTATGGCAACCGCATTATTAATTGGGATGGAATAGCCAATACCTATATAGGCCCCTTTATTATTGCCGAACTAAGCGACGTAGAGTTTGAAACGCCGCTGTATAAGCACTTTGTTGCCATTTACCACCAGGAGCTCGAGAAAGGTAATTTACCCGAAGAGGTGTTTTACATTAACCATGCTGATAAGCAGATCACGGATATTGCCATCAATATTTTAATGTCGCAATATGTGTTGAGCCCCAACTGGTACGATATGCATAAAATTGCCACAGTAGACGAGGAGAAGGATATGAAGGCCACCATCCTGGGCGCTATATTTCACCTCAAAAAGCAAAAGGTGGGTAAAATTCTGGCGGATATCCGCAATCAGCTTAAAACTACCCAGAGTGCCGACGACGAGGATATATTGCTGAGCCAGTTTGTACACATGAAAAAGGTGGAAAAAAGTATTACCGATTATTTAGGCATTGTAATTACCAAATAA
- a CDS encoding YraN family protein, whose amino-acid sequence MATHNDLGRQGEALAKTYLEKAGYEIIDENWTYGKAEIDLIAYRNQTIIFVEVKTRSGNGFGEPEDFVDNRKQKLLAEAADEYIYLMNHQGEARFDIIAILFNRQNNHTLKHIEDAFWPSSSI is encoded by the coding sequence ATGGCTACGCATAACGATCTGGGCCGCCAGGGCGAAGCTTTGGCTAAAACCTACCTGGAAAAAGCGGGTTACGAAATTATCGACGAAAACTGGACCTACGGCAAAGCGGAGATCGATTTGATAGCCTACCGCAACCAAACGATCATTTTTGTAGAGGTAAAAACCCGAAGTGGCAATGGTTTTGGCGAGCCGGAAGATTTTGTGGATAATCGTAAACAAAAATTATTAGCTGAAGCGGCAGATGAATATATTTACCTGATGAATCATCAGGGCGAAGCAAGGTTTGACATTATTGCCATTTTGTTTAACCGTCAAAACAATCATACACTAAAACATATTGAAGATGCCTTTTGGCCATCGTCATCTATTTAA
- a CDS encoding glutaminyl-peptide cyclotransferase: MKYRIIAVALITTTVAGCFTKKQSAVLSVSPEAGTSYKLGDQIPVSVSVPTDTKADSVQYLVDSVRVLSRKDTLSIKIKTDSMKLGSKLITARVFSGGKPAEVSTNVMLLAPKAPAVYTFKIEKVFPHDTSSYTEGLQYVDGFLYESAGNYGNSSLRKVDLNTGTVVQKAKMDPMYFGEGIAVVGDKIIQLTYKEKKGFVYDKNTFKILSTFNFNWAPEGWGMTYDGKNLLHNDSTNRIWLLNKDTYMPQGYLDVYDDKGPVNQINEMEYIDGKIYANIYTTDTIIVIDPKNGAVVESVDLKNLYPMDSRPYSVKSDPANNVLNGIAWDEKGKRLFVTGKKWDKLFQVKFVKQ; this comes from the coding sequence ATGAAATATAGAATTATAGCCGTTGCTTTAATAACTACAACTGTAGCAGGCTGCTTTACAAAAAAACAATCGGCTGTCCTTAGCGTCAGCCCCGAGGCAGGTACAAGTTATAAACTGGGCGACCAGATTCCCGTAAGCGTTTCGGTACCGACAGATACCAAAGCCGATTCGGTACAATACCTGGTTGATTCTGTCAGGGTGTTATCCCGCAAGGATACGCTCAGCATTAAAATAAAAACCGACTCGATGAAGCTCGGCTCCAAGCTAATTACGGCCCGCGTATTTTCGGGTGGAAAACCGGCCGAAGTATCAACTAATGTAATGTTGCTGGCTCCTAAAGCACCAGCGGTTTATACTTTTAAAATAGAAAAAGTATTTCCGCACGATACCAGCTCGTATACCGAGGGCCTGCAATACGTGGACGGCTTTTTGTACGAGAGCGCCGGCAATTACGGCAACTCAAGCCTGCGCAAGGTTGACCTGAATACAGGCACGGTGGTTCAGAAGGCAAAAATGGATCCGATGTATTTTGGCGAAGGTATAGCGGTAGTAGGCGATAAAATTATCCAGCTTACTTATAAAGAAAAAAAGGGCTTTGTATATGATAAAAATACCTTCAAGATATTAAGCACCTTTAATTTTAACTGGGCTCCCGAAGGCTGGGGAATGACGTATGATGGCAAAAATCTATTGCATAACGATAGCACCAACCGCATCTGGTTATTAAATAAAGATACCTACATGCCCCAAGGCTACCTGGATGTTTACGACGATAAGGGCCCGGTAAACCAGATTAACGAGATGGAGTATATTGATGGCAAGATATACGCCAATATTTACACCACCGATACCATTATTGTAATTGACCCTAAAAACGGAGCCGTTGTAGAAAGTGTAGACCTTAAAAACCTGTACCCGATGGATAGCCGCCCTTACAGCGTTAAAAGTGATCCGGCTAATAACGTACTGAACGGGATAGCCTGGGACGAAAAAGGCAAGCGTCTGTTTGTCACCGGGAAAAAATGGGATAAGTTATTCCAGGTGAAGTTTGTAAAGCAATAG
- a CDS encoding N-acetylmuramoyl-L-alanine amidase produces the protein MKNTYAYFCILILALIIASCSPKGPYAATNKVYQHQVDSFARVLQLQQPAMLTDSSGMAVPSEWVGTVNLGMRKPNYVIIHYTAEGSIGQTIHTFTVKRTQVSAHYVVAKDGQVVHMVNDYLRAQHAGLGKWGSVIDMNSISIGIEIDNNGNEPYTDAQIKSLLALLDRLKKAYAIPAANFIGHQDFAPKRKPDPGPFFPWKKLAEKGFGYWSDDVLELSPENFDYAIALRLIGYDTSDLNAAVVAFKRHFVQTDIKPKLTQLDLNILYNVYQKY, from the coding sequence TTGAAAAATACCTACGCTTACTTTTGTATTTTAATTTTAGCACTAATAATTGCCTCGTGCTCACCCAAAGGCCCTTATGCCGCTACCAATAAAGTGTATCAGCATCAGGTAGACTCTTTTGCCAGGGTTCTGCAATTGCAGCAACCAGCCATGCTGACAGATTCATCGGGTATGGCTGTACCTTCCGAATGGGTAGGCACCGTTAACCTGGGGATGCGCAAACCCAATTATGTAATTATCCATTATACCGCCGAGGGCTCCATTGGGCAAACCATACATACTTTTACCGTAAAGCGTACCCAGGTTAGCGCGCATTATGTGGTAGCTAAAGATGGACAAGTGGTACACATGGTGAACGATTATCTGCGTGCACAACACGCCGGCCTTGGCAAATGGGGAAGCGTAATTGATATGAACAGCATTTCTATCGGTATAGAAATTGATAATAACGGCAACGAACCCTATACCGATGCCCAGATTAAAAGTTTATTGGCCTTATTAGACCGATTGAAAAAGGCTTATGCCATACCCGCGGCTAACTTTATCGGTCACCAGGATTTTGCGCCGAAGCGCAAGCCTGATCCTGGTCCGTTTTTCCCATGGAAAAAACTGGCTGAAAAAGGATTTGGCTATTGGAGCGATGATGTGCTTGAACTGTCTCCCGAAAACTTTGATTACGCTATTGCGCTACGGCTGATTGGCTATGACACCTCTGATTTAAATGCTGCTGTTGTTGCTTTTAAAAGGCATTTTGTACAAACGGATATTAAACCCAAGCTAACGCAGCTGGATTTGAATATCCTGTATAACGTATATCAGAAGTATTAG
- the purD gene encoding phosphoribosylamine--glycine ligase, with translation MNILIIGSGGRESAFAWKISQSPQCSRLFIAPGNAGTGQYGTNVNLKVTDFEGIRSFVLSNGINLVLVGPEEPLVKGIHDFFLSDEMLRSIPVIGPQRHGAQLEGSKDFSKQFMFRHHIPTAASHTFTQETLQQGLDYLTTAGLPIVLKADGLAAGKGVLICTTLQEAQQELVEMLTEAKFGEASSKVVIEQFLQGIELSVFVMTDGKSYKILPEAKDYKRIGEGDTGLNTGGMGSVSPVPFADADFMRKVEERIVIPTVEGLKQEGIPYKGFIFIGLMNCDGDPYTIEYNCRMGDPETESVMMRIESDFVDLLLGVANEDLETKTLTISGKTAATIVCVAGGYPGEYLKNKEITGIDNVRDSIVFHAGTELVNDVVKATGGRVLAVSTLQDNLFEALQHATADAARIYYDGVYFRKDIGFDLI, from the coding sequence ATGAATATCCTCATCATAGGTTCGGGTGGCAGAGAAAGCGCTTTTGCCTGGAAAATTTCGCAAAGCCCGCAATGCAGCCGGTTATTTATTGCTCCCGGTAATGCCGGTACAGGCCAGTATGGTACAAACGTAAACCTGAAGGTTACCGATTTTGAAGGGATCCGCAGTTTTGTTTTGTCCAATGGCATTAACCTGGTTTTGGTTGGGCCTGAAGAGCCATTGGTAAAGGGGATTCATGATTTTTTCCTGTCGGACGAAATGCTGCGATCTATCCCAGTAATAGGCCCGCAAAGGCATGGTGCACAGTTGGAGGGCAGTAAGGATTTTTCAAAGCAGTTTATGTTCAGGCATCACATTCCTACGGCTGCTTCGCACACTTTTACACAAGAAACTTTGCAGCAGGGGTTGGATTATCTGACTACCGCGGGTTTACCCATTGTATTGAAAGCCGACGGCTTAGCGGCAGGTAAAGGCGTGTTGATTTGTACTACCTTACAGGAAGCTCAACAAGAACTGGTAGAGATGCTTACAGAAGCTAAATTTGGCGAGGCAAGTTCAAAAGTAGTTATAGAACAATTTTTGCAGGGTATTGAGCTTTCGGTTTTTGTAATGACCGATGGTAAGAGCTATAAAATATTACCCGAAGCCAAAGACTATAAACGCATTGGCGAGGGCGACACCGGTTTAAATACCGGTGGTATGGGCTCGGTATCGCCGGTTCCGTTTGCTGACGCTGATTTTATGCGCAAGGTTGAAGAACGTATTGTTATACCTACTGTTGAAGGGTTGAAGCAGGAAGGCATCCCTTATAAAGGATTTATTTTTATCGGATTGATGAATTGCGACGGAGACCCTTATACCATTGAATACAATTGCCGCATGGGCGACCCGGAAACCGAAAGCGTGATGATGCGCATCGAGTCGGACTTTGTTGACCTGCTGTTGGGCGTTGCCAACGAAGATCTGGAAACTAAAACACTCACCATATCAGGCAAAACGGCAGCTACCATTGTATGCGTGGCTGGTGGCTACCCCGGCGAATACCTCAAAAACAAAGAGATTACGGGTATTGATAACGTACGCGATTCGATCGTTTTCCATGCCGGAACAGAACTGGTTAACGATGTAGTTAAAGCCACAGGTGGCCGCGTTTTGGCGGTTAGTACTTTGCAGGATAATTTATTTGAAGCCTTGCAACACGCCACAGCCGATGCCGCCAGAATTTATTATGACGGCGTTTACTTTAGGAAAGATATTGGCTTTGATTTGATATAA
- a CDS encoding TlpA disulfide reductase family protein: MKKVFLMLLAVMPTILLAQTPDNYTIKGKVGSYNPPARAYLLYERGGKNITDSTTITNGEFKFHGNIADPASAYIVMDPTAMGLAKLQQSRGGIDALNFYIEKGNIVLTDADSVSKAKVIGSTLNEDNKRFMAMLEPFNQRAQALNSEIKSTPDAQQISPAFQDTMQARYRRLQNEQTAAVEKFILGNSQSFISLIGMRVLIKSGMDFLAIEQYYNALSPEVKQTELGKGFSSAINELKVTAIGSPAPDFTQNDVNGSPVTLSSLKGKYVLIDFWASWCGPCRQENPHVVRVYDHYKSKNFTILGVSLDKAEEKALWLKAIKDDGLAWTQVSDLKFWANDAAALYKVSFIPQNYLIDPNGKIIAKNLKGADLDSKLAEIFKM, encoded by the coding sequence ATGAAAAAAGTATTTTTAATGTTATTGGCAGTAATGCCGACTATCCTATTAGCCCAAACACCCGATAATTATACCATTAAAGGTAAGGTTGGGAGTTATAACCCTCCGGCACGGGCCTATTTGCTTTATGAACGTGGTGGCAAAAACATTACCGACTCAACAACAATTACCAATGGCGAATTTAAATTCCATGGTAACATTGCCGACCCGGCATCCGCCTATATTGTGATGGACCCTACAGCTATGGGCCTGGCTAAATTACAGCAAAGCAGAGGTGGAATTGATGCTTTGAATTTTTATATTGAAAAGGGGAATATTGTTTTAACCGATGCCGATTCGGTATCAAAAGCCAAAGTAATCGGATCAACGCTGAATGAAGATAACAAAAGGTTTATGGCTATGTTAGAGCCCTTCAACCAGCGTGCACAAGCCCTCAATAGCGAAATTAAGTCGACACCGGATGCCCAGCAAATTAGCCCGGCTTTCCAGGATACCATGCAGGCCCGGTACAGGCGCTTACAAAATGAGCAAACCGCCGCTGTAGAGAAATTTATACTGGGTAACTCTCAGAGCTTTATCAGCCTCATCGGTATGCGGGTGTTAATTAAATCGGGCATGGACTTTCTGGCGATAGAACAGTATTACAATGCCTTGTCGCCCGAGGTTAAACAAACCGAGCTTGGCAAAGGTTTTAGCAGTGCTATTAATGAGTTAAAGGTAACCGCAATAGGATCGCCAGCGCCAGATTTTACGCAGAATGATGTTAACGGATCACCTGTAACGCTGTCGTCATTAAAAGGCAAATACGTTTTAATTGATTTTTGGGCATCGTGGTGTGGCCCCTGCCGCCAGGAAAACCCGCACGTTGTTAGGGTGTATGATCATTATAAAAGCAAAAACTTCACAATCCTTGGTGTATCATTGGATAAAGCCGAAGAGAAGGCTTTATGGCTAAAAGCGATTAAAGATGACGGACTGGCCTGGACACAGGTATCCGACCTGAAGTTTTGGGCAAACGATGCGGCCGCTTTATACAAGGTAAGTTTTATCCCTCAAAACTATTTGATTGACCCTAACGGGAAAATTATAGCCAAAAACCTGAAGGGTGCCGACCTGGATAGCAAACTGGCAGAGATATTTAAAATGTAA
- a CDS encoding formimidoylglutamase, with translation MSLVDFLSPIDLEKIAPKKGYYSSHLGVKINVYTESFPDLEEIKPGIAIIGVMEDRNAVNNSGCALGPDYIRERLYELNEGAYTTNIVDLGNIRQGASITDTYFALKTVVSELVKMDILPVIIGGGQDLTYAQYLAYENLEQKVDVVVVDAQFDLDDDAYYETIETTSASYLNRIFLHEPNYLFNFSNLGYQTYFASQDSLRVMDKLYFDVHRLGELSGNIQATEPIIRNATMVSFDIGAIRSSDAVGNANATPNGLYGEEACQICRYAGFNDKLTSIGFYEFNPAYDNNGQTAMLLAQMIWYFIDGFYNRKKDFPLQPRSQYLIYKTSLKHDDHELVFVKSKKSDRWWMQVPYPSGGSKNERSHLVPCRYEDYNIAVSGEMPDLWWRTYQKLV, from the coding sequence ATGTCGTTAGTTGATTTTTTGAGCCCCATCGATTTAGAAAAAATAGCCCCCAAGAAGGGCTATTATAGCAGTCACCTTGGCGTGAAAATCAATGTTTATACCGAATCGTTTCCAGATCTGGAAGAGATTAAACCGGGTATTGCCATTATCGGTGTAATGGAAGATCGCAACGCCGTTAATAATTCGGGGTGCGCCCTTGGCCCCGACTATATCCGCGAAAGATTATACGAGCTAAACGAAGGTGCCTATACCACCAATATTGTTGATTTAGGCAACATCCGCCAGGGGGCAAGTATTACTGATACCTATTTCGCGTTAAAAACAGTGGTGAGCGAACTTGTGAAGATGGATATTTTGCCCGTTATTATTGGCGGTGGCCAAGACCTCACCTACGCCCAATACCTGGCCTACGAAAACCTGGAACAAAAGGTAGATGTGGTAGTGGTTGACGCGCAATTTGACCTGGACGACGATGCCTATTACGAAACCATCGAAACCACATCAGCATCTTACTTAAACAGGATATTTTTACACGAGCCAAATTACTTGTTTAACTTTAGTAATTTGGGATACCAAACTTATTTTGCCAGCCAAGATAGTTTGCGGGTAATGGATAAGCTTTATTTTGATGTACACCGCCTGGGCGAGTTAAGCGGCAATATACAGGCTACCGAGCCTATTATCCGTAATGCTACCATGGTAAGCTTTGATATAGGAGCCATCCGTTCATCAGATGCGGTTGGCAACGCCAATGCTACCCCAAATGGACTATACGGCGAGGAAGCTTGCCAGATTTGCCGGTATGCCGGCTTTAACGACAAACTCACATCCATAGGTTTTTATGAGTTTAACCCGGCTTATGATAACAATGGGCAAACCGCCATGTTGCTTGCCCAAATGATATGGTATTTTATTGACGGATTTTACAACAGAAAAAAAGATTTCCCTTTACAGCCCCGCTCACAATATTTGATATACAAAACGAGTTTAAAGCATGATGATCACGAACTTGTGTTTGTGAAAAGCAAAAAATCCGACCGTTGGTGGATGCAGGTGCCCTATCCGTCGGGAGGCTCAAAAAACGAGCGGTCGCATCTGGTACCCTGCCGTTACGAAGATTATAATATAGCCGTATCGGGCGAAATGCCCGACCTATGGTGGCGAACATATCAAAAACTGGTTTAA